TCGTCCGGGTCTCGCACGCGGAGAGCGTCGCCGAGCTGACCCGTCGCGGCGCCGATGTCGAACGCCAGGTCCTCGCACGAGCCGTGCTCTGGCACTGCCAGGACCGCGTCATCCGCCATCACAACCACACCGTCGTGCTCTGACAGCGGCATCCATATCGTCGACGTACGGAAAGGCACCACCATGACCGACCGGCCGGCACGTTCGCTCCAGGCCCTCATCGACGAGACCCCCGACCTCGTCGAGTACTTCTACAACGAATGCGCTGCTCCCCACTTCAGCCGGGCCGGAGTCGCCAAGACCGGCGCGCTGATTCCGCCTGCCTTCACCAACTGGCGCGACGAGCAGAGGGCCTGGGCCGAGACCACCGCGCTGTTCCACCAGTCCCATCACATGCCCGAGCTCTTCGTCGAAGGACCCGACGCCCTACGGCTGCTGGAACGGGTCGGTGTCAACACCTTCGGCAATTTCACCCTCGACCGCGCGAAGCAGTTCGTCGCGTGTACGCCGTCCGGCCATGTGATCGGCGACTCCATCGCCTACCGCATCGGCGAGGAGACGTACGAGCTCGTCAGCGGTATGCCGGTGCTCAACTGGGTGCAGTACCAGGCCGAGACCGGCGGGTACGACGTCAAGATCACCCGTGACAACCACTCCACCGCGAACCCGACCGGGCGTCGCGTCAACTTCCGGTTCCAGCTCGACGGACCCACCGCCGGAAAGACCTTCGCCGCGGCGATCGACGGCGACGTGCCCGACCTGGGGTTCTTCCGCACCGTCCGGGTGAAGATCGCGGGGGTCGACGTTCTGGTGCTGCGTCACGGAATGGCCGGCAACCAGGGGGTCGAACTGTCCGGGCCGTTCGAGGCGGAGAAGAAGGTGCGCGATCGCCTGCTCGAGGCGGGCGAGCCGTACGGGATCGTGCCCGTCGGCACCCAGGCCTACTTCAGCACGCCGATGTCGGGTGCCTGGATGCCCTACCCGGTGCCGGGCATCTTCAGCGGTGACGAGCTCCGCGACTACCGCGAATGGCTGCCGGCCGACACCTGGGAGGCCAGCACCCAACTCGGCGGCAGCTTCTACTCGGCGGACATCACCGACTACTACGTCACGCCGTACGACCTCGGCTACGGCCGGGTCGTCAAGTTCGACCACGACTTCATCGGCCGCGAGGCGCTCGAAGCGATCCGCCCCGAGCAGCGCCGCCAGAAGGTGGCCCTGGTGTGGGACCGGGAGGATGTGATGCGGATCCTCGGCTCCCAGTTCGGCGAGGGCCCGCGCTACAAGTCGCTGGACTTCCCGGTCGCGTACTACGCCTGGAACCAGTTCGACACGGTGACCGGAGCCGACGGCTCGACGGCCGGAGTCTCGTGCCACGCCGGCTATGTGAACCCCATCGGCGAGATGCTGTCGCTGGCCATGCTCTGCCCGGAGCACGCGACTCCTGGTACCGAGGTGACCATCACCTGGGGCGAGCCCAACGGAGGTTCGCGTAAGCCTCAGGTCGAACGCCACGAGCAGACGACCGTCCGCGCGACCGTTGCTCCCGCCCCCTACTCCCCCCAGGTGCAGCGCTCGATCCGAGCGGCACTCAGCGTCTGAACGAACCGCGTTGCGGGCTGGTGCCGACACTGCCCCGGCGTCGGCACCAGCCCGCCCTGCGAGTGAAGGAAGGCCATGGCCGTCGCCAGCAGATCATGGCGATGTTCGCCGCGGCCGACGCCCCGCTGCGGGCGCGGCAGGTGTGCGAGGCGATGGACCCTCGAGCGTGAGGCGGGCGTACGGCTGCTGCGCGAGGCGCCGTTCCGCGCCGAGTACGAGCTGATCTGGGCACTCGCAGCCCCGCGAGGGGCTGTGGGTGGGCACAACCCCACCACCGGGCCGCACGCGGCGACGAACCCCCCGGGGGCCCGGGGCGCGAGCCCCGGTTTCGGGAAGGGGCGGGATAAGGGGATCACCCACCCCCCCACCCCCCCACCGGGGCGGGCCGGGTACGTGGGGTTGCCGCCCGTTGTGCCCACCCTCCCCATAGCCTTACGACTCCTGACACAAAGAGGTTTCTGGACCTCTGGGAATGACGGTGTGTCAGTTCTCGTTGACGCTGGCTGAAGGGGGTACGAGCCAGCGTCAACGAGGAAGACCGCTGCCGGACCGTGGGAGATCGACGACGAGTTGGCGGCGCGCATCGAGCCGCTGCTGCCGGTCGTCCCGCGTAATTCGCGGCGTCCAGGTCTTAAGCGTCTGGATCGTCGCAAGGTGCTGTGCGGGATCCTGTTCGTGCTGTACACCGGGAATTCGCTGGGAGTTTCTGCCCCAGGAGCTGGGCTTCGTCGCAGCGCTGGCGGAGAGCGCTTTGGACGGGACGAGAGTGTGGGAGCCCTCCCGGGAGCACGGCTACCATGTCCGGCGCCACTTCTACGCCTCCGAGCAACTGGACGCCGGCGAGTCGGTGGTCTCCCTGGCCCGATGGCTCGGCCACTCGGACCCCGGGTTCACGCTCCGGAAGTACGCGCACTTCCTGCCCCGCGCGGGTGCCCGCGGCAGCTCCGCCATCGACGCGGTCTTCGCGTAGTCCGGACGATCGGCAGAAGCCCGGTCCTGGCCCAAATCCCCAGAGAAGTCCCAGAGGTGCCGCCGCACCCCCTCCTGACCCGCATCCACGCAGGTCAGACGGAGTGTGGCGGCATCCGTCATTCAGATGTCCCGGAAGATCTCGATCTGCGCCCCGATCGTGTTGAGACGCTCGGCGAGGTCCTCGTAACCGCGGTTGATGACGTACACATTGCGCAGCACGGACGTGCCCTCCGCCGCCATCATCGCCAGCAGGACGACCACGGCGGGCCGCAGCGCGGGCGGGCACATCATCTCGGCGGCCCTCCAGCGCGTCGGTCCTTCGACCAGCACCCGGTGCGGATCCAGGAGTTGGAGGCGGCCGCCCAGGCGGTTCAGGTCCGTCAGGTAGATCGCGCGGTTGTCGTAGACCCAGTCGTGGATCAGTGTCTTGCCCGAGGCGACCGCCGCGATGGCCGCGAAGAACGGGACGTTGTCGATGTTCAGGCCGGGGAACGGCATGGGGTGGATCTTGTCGATCGGCGCCTCCAGCTTGGAGGGCCGGACGGTGAGGTCCACCAGGCGTGTACGGCCGTTGTCGGCCCAGTACTCGGGCGTGCGGTCGTGGTCGAGGCCCATCTCCTCCAGCACCGCGAGCTCGATCTCCAGGAACTCGATCGGCACCCGGCGCACCGTCAGCTCCGACTCGGTGACGACGGCGGCGGCCAGCAGGCTCATCGCCTCGACCGGGTCCTCGGAGGGGGAGTAGTCGACGTCCACGTCGATGGTGGGCACGCCGTGCACCGTGAGGGTCGTCGTCCCGATGCCCTCGACCTTGACTCCCAGCGCCTCCAGGAAGAAACACAGGTCCTGGACCATGTAGTTGGAGGAGGCGTTGCGGATGACCGTGACGCCGTCGTGCCGGGCGGCGGCGAGCAGCGCGTTCTCGGTCACCGTGTCGCCGCGCTCGG
The nucleotide sequence above comes from Streptomyces sp. NL15-2K. Encoded proteins:
- a CDS encoding aminomethyltransferase family protein → MTDRPARSLQALIDETPDLVEYFYNECAAPHFSRAGVAKTGALIPPAFTNWRDEQRAWAETTALFHQSHHMPELFVEGPDALRLLERVGVNTFGNFTLDRAKQFVACTPSGHVIGDSIAYRIGEETYELVSGMPVLNWVQYQAETGGYDVKITRDNHSTANPTGRRVNFRFQLDGPTAGKTFAAAIDGDVPDLGFFRTVRVKIAGVDVLVLRHGMAGNQGVELSGPFEAEKKVRDRLLEAGEPYGIVPVGTQAYFSTPMSGAWMPYPVPGIFSGDELRDYREWLPADTWEASTQLGGSFYSADITDYYVTPYDLGYGRVVKFDHDFIGREALEAIRPEQRRQKVALVWDREDVMRILGSQFGEGPRYKSLDFPVAYYAWNQFDTVTGADGSTAGVSCHAGYVNPIGEMLSLAMLCPEHATPGTEVTITWGEPNGGSRKPQVERHEQTTVRATVAPAPYSPQVQRSIRAALSV
- a CDS encoding UDP-N-acetylglucosamine 1-carboxyvinyltransferase, which encodes MADDYLVRIGKLIRDARQHRGWTQAQLAEALGTSQSAVNRIERGNQNISLEMIARIGEALESEIVSLGYAGPMHLRVVGGRRLSGAIDVKTSKNACVALLCASLLNSGRTVLRRVARIEEVYRLLEVLNSIGVRSRWINDGVDLEIVPPAELDMAAIDAEAAVRTRSIIMFFGPLLHRMDHFKLPYAGGCDLGTRTIEPHMIALRRFGLDIAATEGQYHAVVDRSVRPGRPIVLTERGDTVTENALLAAARHDGVTVIRNASSNYMVQDLCFFLEALGVKVEGIGTTTLTVHGVPTIDVDVDYSPSEDPVEAMSLLAAAVVTESELTVRRVPIEFLEIELAVLEEMGLDHDRTPEYWADNGRTRLVDLTVRPSKLEAPIDKIHPMPFPGLNIDNVPFFAAIAAVASGKTLIHDWVYDNRAIYLTDLNRLGGRLQLLDPHRVLVEGPTRWRAAEMMCPPALRPAVVVLLAMMAAEGTSVLRNVYVINRGYEDLAERLNTIGAQIEIFRDI